Proteins from a genomic interval of Crassostrea angulata isolate pt1a10 chromosome 7, ASM2561291v2, whole genome shotgun sequence:
- the LOC128191315 gene encoding uncharacterized protein LOC128191315: protein MGCSGNQDDKVIVEDINRAAISKELIEDEKKGNVKGSNEESQDSNEAAYNEGNEENKDKSKAAATKDTVEEYQEGNDKGNEVDEDSNKPAPTKDIGERYKEGNEENEDNNRAATTKDIGEEYKEGSEKIEEVLKNSDTEDVDSNLGSPLSDGDELTSGDESFITCDEGGVHSGDESPRATGNEIPPSSGKCGTANEMAANFGGARPKELKGILAVKLKTKKKNIQSAIPEIHPGVPPKKKNIIFDFSEEDSEEDYQTDEVPKKFRIDFDPVMTVRFCYDSRDEESENEEPEVISPGREFIEDIECRLQEDITFTPQRGDQYRSSFRHQQNVGRISETIEWNLSTDDLRYGVHRTYSDPLPQESCWTIFKTNMMDCFCCCCTPSTCRREQVEAEIREATQHEDVRENGGIESAAEQTIENIALNDNAPKEKTKPKRFGRMKRIRRFFKRLFCCTGCRED, encoded by the exons ATGGGttgctcagggaaccag GATGACAAAGTCATTGTGGAGGATATTAATAGAGCGGCAATTAGCAAGGAGCTAATTGAAGATGAGAAGAAAGGCAATGTCAAAGGCAGCAATGAAGAGAGTCAAGACAGCAACGAGGCAGCATACAATGAAGGCAATGAGGAGAATAAGGACAAAAGCAAGGCAGCAGCAACCAAGGATACAGTGGAGGAATATCAGGAAGGCAATGACAAAGGCAACGAAGTGGATGAGGACAGCAACAAGCCAGCACCAACCAAGGATATAGGGGAGAGATATAAGGAAGGCAATGAGGAGAATGAGGACAACAACAGGGCAGCCACAACCAAGGATATAGGGGAGGAATATAAGGAAGGCAGTGAGAAGATTGAGGAGGTATTAAAAAACAGTGACACAGAGGATGTTGATTCAAACTTAGGCTCTCCATTGAGTGATG GCGATGAACTCACATCAGGTGATGAAAGTTTCATCACATGCGATGAAGGAGGAGTGCATAGCGGTGATGAAAGCCCAAGAG CAACAGGCAATGAAATCCCTCCAAGCAGTGGAAAATGTGGAACAGCTAATGAAATGGCAGCAAATTTTGGCGGGGCTAGACCCAAGGAGTTAAAGGGTATTTTGGCAGTAAAGCTTAAGACCAAAAAAAAGAACATACAAAGTGCCATCCCGGAAATCCACCCAGGGGTGCCGccaaagaagaaaaacattatCTTCGATTTCAGTGAGGAG GACTCAGAGGAAGACTATCAAACTGACGAAGTCCCCAAAAAGTTCCGCATTGACTTCGATCCTGTAATGACGGTACGATTCTGCTATGACTCAAGAGACGAAGAGAGTGAGAATGAGGAGCCAGAAGTTATCTCCCCTGGGAGGGAGTTTATAGAGGACATCGAGTGCAGGCTTCAGGAGGACATC acgTTCACTCCTCAAAGAGGGGACCAGTATAGATCTTCCTTTAGACACCAACAAAATGTTGGAAGGATTTCG GAAACCATAGAGTGGAATTTGAGTACAGATGATCTTAGATATGGTGTCCACAGGACCTATTCTGATCCACTCCCACAGGAG AGCTGCTGGACCATATTTAAGACAAACATGATGGATTGCTTCTGCTGTTGCTGCACACCTTCTACCTGTCGCAGagag CAGGTTGAGGCTGAAATAAGGGAGGCAACTCAGCATGAAGATGTGAGAGAAAATGGAGGAATTGAATCTGCAGCAGAGCAAACAATTGAGAATATTGCATTAAATGACAATGCCCCTAAGGAAAAGACAAAACCAAAACGTTTTGGG aGGATGAAGCGAATCAGACGCTTTTTCAAAC
- the LOC128192905 gene encoding frizzled-5-like, giving the protein MAVHKTCVDCLFLVLTFTVFLYVNICSVGAEEERRCQEITIPMCKGIGYNLTHMPNQFHHETQEEAGLEVHQFWPLVEIHCSPDLKLFLCSMYTPICIPDYKYPLPACRSVCERAKSGCAPLMALYGFEWPERMKCENLPVFGSGQLCMDHNQTETTASPTKKDHHVKPKEPNNPNIHKPKTNQNQKEPIPLPRPYDPTDQIHVIHPVQNRHCDCKCRMINLDETNVFYNKISTGGFENCAVNCTSPYFTPDEMTFATFWVGLWSILCCISTSMTILTFLVDTERFKYPERPIVFLSVCYFMVSVGYIIRLIAGHDAVACHKNVIRYETTGPALCTVVFLLVYFFGMASSIWWVILSFTWFLSAGLKWGQEAIASYSQYFHLAAWLIPSVKSIIVLAKSSVDGDAISGICSVGNQNSENLRWFVVAPLFVYLIIGTSFLVAGFVSLFRIRNVIKQQGRTTTDKLEKLMIRIGVFSVLYTVPATIVIGCYIYELTLKPKWERSRNCPCEGDESKPDYSVFMLKYFMCLVVGITSGFWIWTGKTVDSWKKLFNGPCCRRDDSSFHSRFSKTTNSTYPGVKPLPLSQV; this is encoded by the coding sequence ATGGCGGTGCACAAGACGTGTGTTGACTGTTTGTTTTTGGTATTAACATTCACCGTTTTTCTGTATGTAAACATCTGTTCGGTGGGAGCAGAAGAAGAACGGAGATGTCAGGAAATCACGATCCCGATGTGTAAGGGCATTGGATATAACCTAACCCACATGCCCAATCAGTTTCATCACGAGACCCAGGAGGAAGCTGGATTAGAGGTCCACCAATTCTGGCCTCTCGTGGAAATCCATTGCTCACCGGATCTCAAACTATTCCTGTGCAGTATGTATACCCCAATTTGTATTCCGGATTATAAGTACCCTCTACCCGCCTGTCGGTCCGTTTGCGAGAGGGCCAAGTCCGGCTGTGCCCCTCTGATGGCACTGTACGGCTTTGAGTGGCCGGAGAGGATGAAGTGCGAGAATCTGCCGGTGTTTGGCAGTGGACAATTGTGTATGGACCATAACCAGACGGAGACTACGGCCAGTCCAACGAAAAAGGACCACCACGTCAAACCAAAGGAACCCAACAATCCAAATATCCACAAACCGAAGACCAACCAAAACCAAAAAGAGCCCATACCCCTGCCCCGGCCCTACGACCCCACGGACCAAATCCATGTCATTCACCCAGTCCAGAATAGGCACTGTGACTGCAAGTGCAGAATGATAAACCTAGACGAAACCAACGTGTTCTACAATAAAATATCGACTGGGGGATTTGAGAACTGTGCCGTCAATTGCACCAGTCCTTATTTCACTCCGGACGAAATGACTTTCGCTACATTCTGGGTGGGATTGTGGTCGATTTTGTGTTGCATATCAACTTCGATGACAATCCTGACTTTCCTAGTGGACACGGAGAGGTTTAAGTACCCGGAGAGACCTATCGTTTTCCTGAGTGTGTGCTATTTCATGGTCAGCGTTGGTTATATTATCCGTCTGATCGCAGGGCATGATGCTGTGGCTTGTCATAAGAATGTGATTCGGTACGAAACGACCGGGCCAGCTCTCTGCACAGTTGTTTTCCTTTTGGTTTACTTTTTCGGAATGGCCTCCTCTATTTGGTGGGTCATCCTTTCCTTCACTTGGTTCCTATCAGCCGGACTCAAATGGGGCCAGGAGGCCATTGCTAGCTACTCCCAATATTTTCATCTTGCCGCCTGGCTCATTCCCTCTGTCAAAAGTATTATAGTACTCGCCAAATCCTCCGTGGACGGAGATGCCATTTCCGGAATATGTTCCGTTGGGAATCAGAATTCCGAAAACTTGAGGTGGTTCGTTGTAGCACCCTTATTCGTGTATTTGATAATCGGAACTTCCTTCTTAGTAGCCGGATTTGTGTCGTTATTCCGAATCCGAAATGTGATCAAACAACAAGGCAGAACCACCACAGACAAGCTGGAGAAACTCATGATACGGATTGGAGTTTTCTCCGTTCTTTATACTGTGCCGGCCACAATTGTGATCGGATGTTATATCTACGAATTGACTCTCAAACCGAAATGGGAGAGAAGTAGAAATTGTCCCTGCGAAGGGGACGAATCAAAACCGGACTACTCAGTGTTTATGCTGAAATACTTTATGTGTTTAGTGGTCGGAATAACGTCCGGATTTTGGATCTGGACGGGAAAAACTGTAGACTCCTGGAAAAAACTCTTTAATGGACCGTGTTGTCGACGCGACGATTCTAGCTTTCATTCACGTTTTTCAAAGACAACCAATTCCACATACCCAGGTGTCAAACCGCTTCCGCTAAGTCAAGTGTGA